In Herpetosiphonaceae bacterium, the following are encoded in one genomic region:
- a CDS encoding cytosine permease, whose translation MVDSVPSEPTHPANTTLKARLSDLLIVEQHGLDPIPADQRYGQPRALFWTWLGGAYNYVTLAAGALLILLGLSLWQALLAVVLGNILGAIVFGLCALPGPITATATIVNTRAAFGHKGNLFAAAISFVSVSGWVAVNSVFAAFALFQVLQVAGISPGTTLKAILVAVVLVVQMIIAIVGHALVMALERVFAVGVSIVLTGLLVVILPRVNWAYPAAATLADSSVLGTWLLAVSLMFAGPLAWTNYAADYARYLPRQTKGTRVAFYSALGMGAANILGCSIGALLATLVDMNDPLANVPHLLPVWYILIFLAAVLIGAVANNVMNLYTAGLGLLALRVHAPRWIAVLVIGVIASMMTYIAVFMVDFMTFYAQLLLLSLCFLAPWAAILIVDYWLRGGRYHIRGLHTWGSGPYWFRNGVNRSAVVVYLAGIIASFAFSNSTLWASPLVIAYLGGADLSLFVGMVLTGTLYYVTERRTIGSARSAVRAAEDEHVNVSR comes from the coding sequence ATGGTAGATTCCGTTCCTTCCGAACCTACCCACCCGGCCAACACCACGCTGAAAGCGCGTCTTTCCGACCTGTTGATCGTTGAACAGCATGGTCTTGACCCAATTCCGGCGGATCAGCGGTACGGACAGCCGCGTGCCTTATTTTGGACCTGGCTTGGCGGCGCCTATAACTACGTGACGCTTGCCGCTGGCGCGCTCCTGATTCTGCTAGGCCTCAGCTTATGGCAGGCGCTGCTGGCTGTCGTGCTCGGCAATATCCTCGGCGCGATTGTTTTTGGCCTGTGTGCGCTGCCTGGGCCAATCACCGCAACAGCCACGATCGTCAACACCCGCGCGGCCTTTGGACACAAGGGCAACCTGTTCGCCGCAGCCATTAGCTTTGTGTCGGTGTCGGGATGGGTAGCAGTGAACTCGGTCTTTGCTGCGTTTGCGCTGTTTCAGGTGCTCCAGGTGGCGGGCATTTCACCCGGCACGACGCTCAAGGCCATCCTCGTCGCTGTGGTCCTGGTAGTACAAATGATCATCGCGATCGTCGGTCATGCGCTGGTGATGGCGCTTGAGCGTGTGTTTGCGGTTGGCGTGTCGATCGTGCTGACCGGCCTGCTCGTGGTGATTCTTCCGCGCGTCAATTGGGCATATCCCGCAGCCGCGACGCTGGCCGACAGCAGCGTCCTTGGCACATGGCTCCTGGCGGTGAGCCTGATGTTCGCCGGACCCCTAGCGTGGACAAACTATGCCGCCGATTATGCGCGCTACCTTCCACGCCAGACGAAAGGCACGCGCGTCGCGTTCTACAGCGCGCTCGGCATGGGTGCCGCCAATATCCTGGGCTGCTCGATCGGCGCGCTGCTGGCTACGCTCGTAGACATGAACGATCCGCTCGCCAATGTTCCGCATCTGCTGCCCGTCTGGTACATCCTGATCTTTCTCGCGGCGGTGCTGATCGGCGCGGTTGCGAACAACGTCATGAACCTGTACACCGCAGGGCTGGGCCTCTTAGCCTTACGAGTCCATGCGCCGCGCTGGATAGCGGTTCTGGTCATCGGCGTGATCGCCAGCATGATGACGTACATCGCCGTCTTTATGGTCGATTTCATGACGTTCTATGCCCAATTGCTGTTGCTTTCCCTGTGCTTTCTTGCGCCGTGGGCCGCGATTCTGATTGTCGACTACTGGCTTCGAGGTGGTCGCTACCATATACGTGGCTTGCACACCTGGGGAAGTGGACCGTACTGGTTTCGCAACGGCGTGAACCGGTCAGCCGTCGTGGTGTACCTTGCAGGCATTATCGCGTCGTTCGCGTTTTCTAACTCCACGCTGTGGGCCAGCCCGCTGGTGATCGCCTACCTCGGAGGCGCAGATCTCAGCCTGTTTGTAGGCATGGTGCTGACAGGAACGCTGTATTATGTTACGGAGCGCCGCACGATCGGGTCCGCGCGCTCAGCCGTACGAGCCGCTGAGGATGAGCACGTGAACGTTTCTCGCTAG
- a CDS encoding alpha/beta hydrolase has product MNDRTHTLQYPAIPLWHGSPPRARGATPHDDPSLTPYVPQRETPTGAAIVVCPGGGYHHLAPHEGHDYALWLTLHGITAFVLRYRLGAEGYRHPAMLDDVTRALRLVRARAEEWQLDAARIGVMGSSAGGHLAATLLTRWDAGRADAADPIDRQSSRPDLGILCYPVISMGPVTHEGSRQNLLGDHPSADLVHLLSNELHVTPQTPPCFIWHTWEDPAVKVENSLEFAAALRRHGVPFDLHIYQRGQHGLGLGDGPPFHQAHPWTTTLREWLQIYGFVSAS; this is encoded by the coding sequence ATGAACGACCGTACGCATACCCTGCAATATCCCGCCATTCCCCTCTGGCACGGTAGTCCACCGCGTGCCCGTGGGGCGACGCCCCACGACGATCCGAGCCTCACGCCCTACGTGCCACAGCGAGAAACCCCGACCGGTGCGGCGATCGTCGTCTGCCCCGGCGGTGGGTACCACCACCTGGCGCCCCATGAAGGACATGATTATGCGCTCTGGCTCACGCTGCATGGGATCACCGCCTTTGTCCTGCGGTATCGGCTTGGCGCCGAGGGCTATCGCCACCCCGCAATGCTGGATGACGTGACCCGCGCGCTGCGGCTGGTACGGGCACGGGCCGAGGAATGGCAGCTTGATGCCGCACGGATTGGAGTCATGGGATCGTCGGCTGGCGGTCATCTTGCCGCTACCCTGCTCACGCGCTGGGATGCGGGACGCGCCGATGCCGCCGATCCGATTGACCGGCAAAGCTCACGACCAGATCTCGGCATTCTGTGCTATCCCGTCATCTCGATGGGACCCGTTACTCACGAGGGGTCGAGGCAGAACCTGCTCGGAGATCATCCGTCAGCCGATCTGGTCCACCTGCTTTCAAACGAGCTGCATGTGACTCCACAAACACCGCCCTGTTTCATCTGGCACACCTGGGAAGATCCGGCGGTGAAAGTCGAGAATAGCCTGGAGTTTGCTGCTGCCCTGCGGCGTCATGGCGTCCCCTTTGACCTGCATATCTATCAGCGCGGGCAGCACGGGCTTGGTCTTGGAGATGGGCCACCGTTCCATCAGGCCCATCCGTGGACCACGACGCTTAGGGAGTGGTTGCAGATCTATGGCTTTGTGAGCGCCTCGTAG
- a CDS encoding LLM class F420-dependent oxidoreductase, with protein sequence MQIGLQVPSFTWPGQPATIGPTLAEIGRAADNAGFASLWVMDHFFQIPVIGSPDEPMLEAYAALSYLAAVTRRVKLGALVTGVIYRYPGVLIKTATTLDVLSGGRAYLGIGAAWNEHESRGLGVPFPPLKERFEQLEETLKIAQQMWRDDTQPYQGTHYQLAEPLNRPQPLSRPHPPIMIGGGGEQKTLRLVAQYADACNLFGRLGIDELRGKLEVLRRHCDAVGRSYDAIERTVLSTVHLASDGMTPSQVVAYCREMADIGIQHIIFNMPNTHEIAPIETFGREIIPEVAAL encoded by the coding sequence ATGCAGATCGGGTTGCAAGTTCCCTCGTTCACCTGGCCGGGTCAGCCAGCCACGATCGGACCAACGCTGGCCGAGATTGGCCGTGCGGCGGATAACGCGGGCTTTGCCAGCCTGTGGGTCATGGATCACTTTTTCCAGATTCCGGTGATTGGCTCGCCCGACGAGCCGATGCTGGAAGCGTACGCCGCGCTGAGCTACCTGGCTGCCGTGACCAGGCGCGTGAAGCTCGGCGCCCTGGTGACAGGCGTGATCTACCGCTACCCCGGCGTGTTGATTAAAACCGCGACGACGCTCGATGTGCTCTCCGGTGGCCGGGCCTATCTGGGCATCGGCGCAGCCTGGAATGAGCACGAGTCGCGTGGCCTGGGGGTGCCCTTCCCGCCGCTGAAGGAGCGCTTCGAGCAGCTTGAGGAGACGTTGAAGATCGCGCAGCAGATGTGGCGCGACGACACGCAGCCGTATCAGGGAACGCACTACCAGCTAGCCGAGCCGCTGAACCGCCCCCAGCCGTTAAGCAGGCCCCACCCACCGATTATGATCGGCGGCGGCGGCGAGCAGAAGACGCTGCGCCTGGTGGCACAGTACGCCGACGCCTGTAATCTCTTCGGGCGACTGGGCATCGACGAGCTACGCGGCAAGCTGGAGGTGCTGCGCCGCCACTGCGACGCGGTTGGCCGCAGCTACGATGCGATCGAGCGCACCGTCCTCAGCACGGTTCACCTGGCGAGCGATGGGATGACGCCGAGCCAGGTGGTCGCGTATTGCCGCGAGATGGCTGACATCGGCATCCAGCATATCATCTTCAATATGCCAAATACGCATGAGATCGCCCCGATTGAGACGTTTGGCCGCGAGATTATTCCAGAGGTGGCAGCGCTGTAG